In Drosophila yakuba strain Tai18E2 chromosome X, Prin_Dyak_Tai18E2_2.1, whole genome shotgun sequence, a single genomic region encodes these proteins:
- the LOC6524194 gene encoding uncharacterized protein LOC6524194 yields the protein MEHRASIDEMSAENKPAICPLADCQAVVQHTHLLRHMISEHLDSRARTLPFQLRLREVSTGQRTLLMLAYRQLIVDHDQCLAVLNWSSDSRIDLMEPQLDLPPCHQGLSYHLPVLVMVCRTTWKSLLQQDDEKAFQETRDLATEWGTVYLLWLVSPFTRRPVYANIGVLNSQMQCVARRNRRRVRNFASRMPISQFINGLDPFFISLNEDQLDELCDGGGNRVSVFLEVIIEGEMS from the coding sequence ATGGAGCATAGGGCTTCGATTGACGAGATGTCCGCGGAAAACAAGCCGGCCATTTGTCCGCTGGCCGATTGTCAGGCGGTTGTGCAGCACACCCACTTATTGCGCCACATGATCAGCGAACATTTGGATTCGCGGGCGCGAACTTTGCCCTTTCAACTGCGGCTACGCGAAGTGTCAACAGGTCAGCGCACCCTGCTGATGCTCGCCTATCGCCAGCTGATCGTGGACCATGATCAGTGCTTGGCCGTGCTGAACTGGAGCTCCGATTCCCGCATCGACCTTATGGAACCGCAGTTGGACCTGCCGCCCTGCCACCAAGGATTGAGCTATCACCTGCCCGTGTTGGTGATGGTCTGCAGGACCACATGGAAGTCGCTGTTGCAACAGGACGATGAAAAGGCCTTCCAGGAAACCAGGGACCTAGCCACGGAATGGGGCACTGTCTATCTGCTGTGGCTCGTCTCACCATTTACGCGTCGTCCGGTTTATGCAAATATAGGCGTGCTGAATAGCCAGATGCAGTGCGTCGCCCGGCGGAATCGGCGACGGGTGCGCAACTTTGCCAGCCGGATGCCCATTAGCCAGTTCATCAACGGGCTGGATCCGTTCTTTATCAGCCTCAACGAGGATCAGCTCGACGAGCTGTGCGATGGCGGTGGCAACCGGGTCTCCGTCTTCTTGGAGGTCATAATCGAGGGCGAAATGTCATAG